In a single window of the Thermofilum uzonense genome:
- a CDS encoding pantetheine-phosphate adenylyltransferase: MTGNSVYCGKPCRRGVVGGTFSLLHEGHKLLLRTATVLSCSLLVGVTSDEYVSRHKRHPVEPFDERVRAVLGFLKEVDPSVEVSIYRLDDAFGPSVEDEGADCIFVSEETFRGAFLVNLLRRIKGLEPLKVYSVEMLTVGGLRLSSSLLWSRRVNNA, translated from the coding sequence TTGACGGGGAATAGTGTGTACTGCGGGAAGCCTTGCAGGAGAGGCGTTGTGGGGGGGACTTTCTCCCTCCTGCATGAGGGGCACAAGCTGCTTTTACGCACGGCCACTGTACTTTCATGTAGTCTTCTCGTCGGGGTTACATCGGACGAGTATGTTTCCCGTCATAAGAGGCATCCTGTCGAGCCGTTCGATGAGAGGGTGAGGGCCGTGCTGGGCTTCTTGAAGGAGGTTGATCCGAGTGTTGAGGTGAGCATCTACAGGCTTGACGATGCTTTCGGGCCGTCTGTCGAGGACGAGGGGGCAGACTGTATATTTGTCTCTGAGGAGACGTTTCGTGGAGCCTTCCTCGTGAACCTTCTTCGGAGAATCAAGGGGTTAGAGCCTCTTAAGGTGTACTCGGTGGAGATGTTGACTGTTGGGGGCTTGAGGCTGTCGAGCTCGCTCCTTTGGAGTAGAAGGGTTAATAACGCGTGA
- a CDS encoding transcriptional regulator: protein MSRDQLIGVALAVISILVIIVYGWILFFTEWSMLLLQLSAFIAVVGVFGILAWIGYTLATTPPPKPIEEIEKEIEEELKKLEAEQKQENSEKQ, encoded by the coding sequence ATGTCGAGAGATCAGCTTATAGGCGTTGCACTAGCCGTCATATCTATCCTGGTTATCATCGTATACGGGTGGATCCTCTTCTTCACCGAGTGGAGCATGCTACTGTTACAGTTGTCGGCTTTTATCGCTGTGGTAGGGGTGTTCGGGATTCTGGCCTGGATAGGGTATACTCTGGCCACGACTCCGCCTCCCAAGCCGATAGAGGAGATAGAGAAGGAGATCGAGGAGGAGCTCAAGAAGCTTGAGGCCGAGCAAAAGCAGGAAAACTCTGAGAAGCAGTAA
- a CDS encoding glycosyltransferase yields the protein MDAPAKNVLPRVTICTVTLNREKVIKEALRSMLSQTYPKDKVSVIIVDGGSSDSTVETCRSMLQGTGLASYEIIVQKSTIP from the coding sequence ATGGATGCCCCCGCTAAAAACGTCTTACCACGTGTTACTATATGCACCGTAACGCTAAACCGTGAAAAAGTCATAAAAGAGGCGCTAAGATCGATGCTCTCGCAGACGTACCCTAAGGACAAGGTCTCCGTCATCATAGTCGACGGGGGCAGCAGCGACAGCACAGTGGAGACGTGTAGGAGCATGCTACAAGGCACTGGACTCGCAAGCTACGAGATTATAGTCCAGAAGAGCACTATCCCATGA
- a CDS encoding radical SAM protein, translating into MPYKLCTYSCIYCQLGRTIKMTIERKPFYDPQDIVRDVAETLAQTKGEVDFVTFVPDGEPLLDLNIAAEITGIRHETGSRIAVLTNASLLYQEQCRLDLAEADLVSVKVDAASEQVWKRINRPHPSLRLSEILEGIREFANTFKGRLITETMLVEGFNDSRGEIRAVAEFIASINPHKAYLAVPVRPPAEPYATPPPPEKLVEAYNTFTEHIGRDKVELLNMPEPPPETLHGDPAQWILSTTSVHPLRYTYAVKLLEKKGENPEKLLSSLKEKNLIRIVEYRGEKFITRTYRS; encoded by the coding sequence ATCCCCTACAAGCTCTGCACGTACTCCTGCATATACTGCCAGCTCGGTAGAACAATAAAAATGACCATAGAGAGAAAACCCTTCTATGACCCCCAAGACATAGTACGCGACGTAGCAGAGACACTCGCCCAGACCAAGGGTGAAGTAGACTTCGTGACCTTCGTCCCGGACGGAGAACCACTCCTCGACCTGAATATAGCCGCCGAGATAACAGGGATCAGGCACGAGACAGGCTCAAGGATAGCGGTTCTGACAAACGCCTCGCTACTCTACCAGGAGCAGTGCAGGCTCGACCTGGCAGAGGCAGACCTAGTCTCGGTCAAAGTGGACGCTGCGAGCGAGCAGGTCTGGAAGAGGATAAACAGGCCCCACCCCAGCCTAAGGCTAAGCGAGATCCTTGAAGGAATACGCGAGTTCGCGAACACCTTCAAGGGAAGGCTTATAACGGAGACCATGCTCGTAGAAGGCTTCAACGACAGCAGAGGCGAGATAAGAGCAGTCGCCGAGTTCATCGCGAGCATAAACCCCCATAAAGCCTACCTAGCAGTCCCGGTACGCCCACCCGCAGAGCCATACGCTACACCACCTCCGCCCGAGAAGCTAGTAGAAGCCTACAACACCTTCACAGAACACATAGGAAGAGACAAGGTCGAGCTACTAAACATGCCTGAACCACCCCCCGAGACACTCCACGGCGACCCAGCCCAGTGGATCCTATCCACGACCTCGGTACACCCCCTCAGATACACTTATGCCGTCAAGCTCCTAGAGAAGAAGGGAGAAAACCCTGAAAAACTACTCTCAAGCCTCAAGGAGAAAAACCTCATCAGAATAGTCGAATACCGCGGAGAAAAGTTCATCACAAGAACATACAGATCCTAA
- a CDS encoding lipopolysaccharide biosynthesis protein — translation MQSSVGGRMASATIILSASQLLSALVAVVFSILVARLLGPGGYGLVNLALVYPSLLAGLLDLGIGTVVSRYAAANGVDGLGHVWSGVVLKLLLGLIGSLIVFLYADFFAGLLMRPDLAPLLSTLSLYVFAGAALSAVSSAYVGFGRYALAGSVSLALSTLRGVFAVALILAGLGGVRRGSLLYNRLYPAVSALSPIIP, via the coding sequence TTGCAGAGTAGTGTAGGTGGACGCATGGCTTCGGCTACAATAATCCTTAGCGCTAGCCAGCTCTTGTCGGCTCTTGTTGCGGTGGTTTTCAGCATTCTTGTGGCGAGGCTTCTGGGACCTGGGGGTTACGGGCTGGTGAACCTTGCACTGGTCTACCCTTCTCTGCTCGCCGGCTTGCTGGATCTGGGGATCGGGACGGTGGTTTCCAGGTATGCCGCTGCAAACGGGGTGGACGGGCTCGGACACGTGTGGTCTGGCGTGGTCCTCAAGCTTTTACTGGGTTTGATCGGCTCCCTGATAGTATTCCTTTACGCGGACTTCTTTGCGGGGCTTTTAATGAGGCCTGATCTTGCCCCTCTTCTCAGCACGCTGTCTCTCTATGTCTTTGCTGGTGCGGCTCTCTCAGCTGTGTCCTCCGCGTATGTCGGGTTCGGGAGATATGCGCTCGCCGGCTCTGTGAGCCTCGCTCTAAGCACTTTAAGGGGTGTTTTCGCCGTCGCCTTGATACTCGCGGGTTTGGGGGGTGTTCGGCGCGGTAGCCTCCTTTACAATCGCTTATACCCTGCTGTCAGTGCTTTATCTCCTATTATTCCTTAA
- a CDS encoding Rossmann-like domain-containing protein: MLVKLFAERALAMAGGLRLVDYCLCLKAAYVVVEGPRGRALGFAHIPHEDLHDLGDTKPPRLEEMPEFVVDLNPLNRVLGVAMLNAVSQYHLAEPVSASIYEYIGEEPVCLIGNMGPLAEQLRRQGRRVYVFERSRELRRHAFSEVEEEILLPACKTLVITGMTLLNFTLDKILENSNGLNILTGPTAGLHPEIVKGTRIHVLASMKFNVEAAVQHLKLGNYVSLALHPQLGRPYAIDLRV; the protein is encoded by the coding sequence ATGCTTGTAAAGCTATTCGCAGAACGCGCTCTAGCGATGGCCGGGGGACTCCGGCTGGTCGACTACTGTCTCTGCCTTAAAGCTGCTTACGTTGTCGTCGAGGGTCCAAGGGGCAGGGCACTTGGCTTCGCACACATCCCGCACGAAGACCTGCACGACTTAGGCGATACCAAGCCACCGAGGCTCGAAGAGATGCCTGAATTCGTAGTCGATCTAAACCCACTTAACAGGGTTCTCGGAGTCGCAATGCTCAACGCGGTCTCACAATACCATCTAGCCGAGCCTGTTTCAGCCAGCATCTACGAGTACATAGGGGAGGAGCCGGTTTGCCTCATAGGAAATATGGGTCCCCTGGCTGAGCAACTAAGGAGGCAGGGACGCAGGGTCTACGTTTTCGAGAGATCCAGAGAGCTGCGACGCCACGCATTCTCAGAGGTTGAGGAGGAGATACTGCTTCCAGCGTGTAAGACGCTGGTGATAACCGGGATGACTCTACTCAACTTCACCCTCGACAAGATCCTCGAGAACTCCAACGGGCTCAACATCCTCACGGGTCCCACAGCAGGACTCCACCCCGAAATCGTCAAGGGGACCAGGATACACGTCCTAGCCTCCATGAAGTTCAACGTAGAAGCCGCAGTACAACACCTAAAACTCGGAAACTACGTATCTCTAGCCCTACACCCTCAACTCGGACGCCCATACGCTATAGACCTGAGAGTCTAG
- a CDS encoding glycosyltransferase — MTQSVFVTGFDPLAYRRPLFAKKAIPGLKIISYKYLINRFGKLSYIPLKMVPRIAKVESLFTKLSTSGGDRYVSALLREFFSRVALTGMKVDLVIALNPYLASRRVWGDNATIIVDWMDVWMDPQGSIHPLDVRILREANGIIFWSRALMEVAARKLGLQRFTYIPYGVDPLFNPPRFGDARFFRERYRLGDSIVFMYSGGIWKVNGVDLQGTDRMLAAFASAARRLRNAVLVLQVPRMDNATLRAVKALRGRVRVLGSLPYASFLRQSAFAAADVLLAPNSRHPMVFYAERVKMFQYMAAGRAILAERTPGATSALGDAAMYVELGSTESLAEAIVELAEDKELREELGAKARERARLFTWTKLAPRYAEFVRSIREG; from the coding sequence ATGACGCAGAGTGTATTTGTCACTGGCTTTGACCCCCTTGCCTACAGGCGTCCCTTATTTGCAAAAAAAGCTATTCCAGGCCTGAAAATTATCTCATACAAATATCTCATTAACAGGTTTGGAAAGTTGAGTTACATTCCTTTAAAAATGGTACCACGAATTGCAAAAGTTGAGAGTTTATTCACAAAACTCAGCACAAGCGGAGGGGATCGCTACGTAAGTGCGCTGTTGCGAGAGTTTTTCAGCCGGGTGGCACTCACAGGCATGAAGGTAGACCTTGTGATCGCCTTAAACCCGTATCTGGCGTCACGTAGGGTGTGGGGAGACAATGCCACCATTATTGTAGACTGGATGGATGTCTGGATGGATCCCCAGGGATCTATTCACCCGCTGGACGTCAGGATCCTGCGGGAGGCCAACGGCATAATATTCTGGAGCAGAGCTCTAATGGAGGTTGCAGCGCGTAAGCTCGGGCTCCAACGCTTCACTTATATACCTTATGGAGTCGATCCCTTGTTTAATCCGCCACGCTTTGGCGACGCTAGGTTCTTCAGGGAAAGGTACCGGCTCGGTGACAGCATTGTTTTCATGTACAGTGGCGGGATATGGAAGGTGAATGGGGTAGATCTCCAGGGTACTGACCGAATGCTGGCAGCCTTCGCGTCTGCCGCGAGGAGGCTCAGGAACGCTGTTTTAGTGCTGCAGGTTCCAAGGATGGACAACGCGACTCTGCGTGCCGTTAAGGCGCTGCGCGGGCGCGTAAGGGTTTTGGGCTCCCTCCCCTATGCTAGCTTCCTGAGGCAGAGCGCCTTCGCCGCAGCTGATGTCCTCCTCGCACCCAACAGCAGGCACCCCATGGTTTTCTATGCCGAGCGTGTGAAGATGTTCCAGTACATGGCGGCGGGAAGAGCGATACTGGCAGAGCGGACCCCTGGAGCTACAAGCGCCTTGGGGGATGCTGCTATGTATGTCGAGCTGGGGAGCACGGAGAGCCTCGCCGAAGCCATAGTAGAGCTCGCAGAGGATAAAGAGCTGAGGGAAGAGCTGGGGGCAAAGGCACGCGAGAGAGCCCGCCTCTTCACGTGGACAAAGCTGGCGCCTAGGTACGCTGAGTTTGTACGTAGCATAAGAGAGGGTTAA
- a CDS encoding glycosyltransferase family 4 protein, with product MRILLVSPKVTGIGGISRHVSALVERLRRKGLEVEVVSAENTPHIPVKGLYNPSFALTSAVKTLLLRVKRDGFDIVHGHNLPVWLSVKSAPARVEVLTLHGIYSESIRILYGGLAGDIATKLESWMLKRVDAVTCVSPRVCEYYQKIGVKTYYIPNGLDLEKLPREGVRLYERQVVYAGRLSYEKGFDILLEAVRLVDPSIHIVVLGSGLKELEERARRLSKELPNFHYLGFKEHFETLKIIAGSDALVLPSRAEGLPTVILEAMALKVPVIASRIPEITSAFGEPLAVLVEPENPVKLAEAVNNTLMNPPRHMIDRAREKVEREFNWDVITEKYVQLYAEILR from the coding sequence ATGAGAATATTGCTTGTCAGCCCCAAGGTCACTGGAATCGGAGGGATCTCAAGACACGTCTCGGCTCTCGTGGAAAGGCTTCGAAGAAAGGGCTTAGAAGTAGAGGTCGTTTCGGCTGAAAACACGCCACACATACCCGTTAAGGGGCTATACAACCCAAGCTTCGCACTCACATCAGCCGTTAAGACCCTACTTTTGCGAGTGAAGAGAGACGGCTTCGACATTGTACACGGGCACAACCTCCCAGTTTGGTTAAGCGTTAAATCAGCTCCGGCTAGAGTCGAGGTGCTCACCCTTCATGGTATATATTCGGAGAGCATAAGGATACTCTACGGGGGACTTGCCGGCGACATAGCAACCAAGCTAGAGTCGTGGATGCTTAAAAGAGTGGATGCTGTAACCTGCGTCTCCCCACGCGTCTGCGAGTACTACCAAAAGATTGGTGTAAAAACATACTACATACCTAACGGCCTGGATCTAGAGAAGCTTCCCCGCGAGGGGGTGAGGCTGTACGAGAGACAGGTGGTCTACGCGGGCAGGCTCAGCTACGAAAAGGGCTTCGACATACTTCTAGAGGCAGTGAGACTTGTGGACCCCAGCATCCATATTGTCGTTCTCGGCTCTGGTCTCAAGGAGCTCGAAGAGCGGGCACGAAGACTCTCAAAAGAACTTCCGAACTTCCACTACCTGGGCTTCAAGGAGCACTTCGAGACCCTCAAGATCATAGCCGGAAGCGATGCCCTCGTGCTCCCCTCTCGTGCAGAGGGTTTACCGACTGTCATCCTGGAGGCCATGGCCCTGAAAGTCCCCGTTATAGCATCGAGAATACCCGAGATAACCAGCGCCTTCGGCGAGCCCCTAGCAGTGCTCGTAGAGCCCGAGAACCCTGTTAAGCTCGCTGAGGCTGTAAACAACACCCTCATGAACCCCCCTCGACACATGATTGATAGGGCACGCGAGAAAGTTGAAAGAGAGTTCAACTGGGACGTCATAACTGAGAAATATGTTCAACTTTACGCGGAGATTCTCCGGTAA
- a CDS encoding PRC-barrel domain-containing protein, whose amino-acid sequence MMLTRDLVGKVVVTLDGFHVGKVEELEISEDWKVQNLVLRLTSDAAREIGIRLSFKPRGIVSTAHVKGVADYITIDVEKAQLKETVKPHK is encoded by the coding sequence ATGATGCTCACCCGCGACCTCGTAGGCAAAGTCGTGGTAACCCTCGACGGATTCCATGTTGGAAAAGTAGAGGAGTTGGAAATCTCGGAAGACTGGAAAGTCCAAAACCTCGTCCTCAGACTCACAAGCGATGCAGCCAGAGAAATAGGCATACGGCTCTCCTTCAAGCCACGGGGAATCGTAAGCACCGCCCATGTGAAGGGCGTGGCGGACTACATCACTATTGACGTTGAGAAAGCACAGCTAAAAGAAACCGTAAAACCCCACAAGTAA
- a CDS encoding nucleotidyltransferase domain-containing protein: protein MKSRNNPLEVAVKVKRIVQSIDPEARFFLFGSAVCGPRTAAGDIDVLVVSEFVDRKYDVMVSVYEEVLEPVEGHVTTRVKFETWYKRFIPSGELVEV, encoded by the coding sequence ATGAAGAGTCGTAACAACCCGCTCGAGGTCGCGGTGAAGGTTAAAAGAATAGTACAGAGTATAGACCCCGAGGCGAGGTTTTTCCTATTCGGCTCTGCTGTCTGCGGCCCCCGGACTGCTGCCGGTGACATCGACGTACTTGTGGTCTCGGAGTTTGTGGATCGCAAGTATGACGTCATGGTCAGCGTGTATGAGGAGGTTTTGGAGCCTGTAGAGGGTCATGTCACGACGCGGGTGAAGTTCGAGACATGGTATAAAAGATTCATCCCGTCCGGCGAGCTTGTCGAGGTGTAG
- a CDS encoding glycosyltransferase, with translation MPVSEPPSRMKTLSVIILSKNNGRTLGYTLLSVLRAAVPEGWEREIIVVDARSSDNTPRILEAFRKYIRVIHDEGRGIGIARNIGVSSAKGEIICFVDADCVVGRDHFVRVVNAIEDGGAELVDVKGGKGVAESPVEELEQKVWEWGRAYSSELARDRCFAGGSFISFKRDVFERIRGFWEHPPYGADDLDFSYRAYRSGFKISVVSSLGSYCRHRRSLLDLVKQQMGWGRGYAHVIIKYRTHYDFWKCYRWSHIVYKLLGKFIYLYPIFACILAPVKGLYLAVWSGDWRLLPYWTLRRWAFLYGMLRELRARRTRR, from the coding sequence ATGCCGGTATCCGAGCCTCCTTCGCGTATGAAGACTCTCAGCGTGATCATCCTTTCGAAGAATAACGGAAGGACTCTCGGCTACACGTTGTTAAGCGTACTGCGCGCCGCGGTGCCCGAGGGCTGGGAGAGAGAGATCATTGTAGTAGATGCTCGCAGCAGTGACAACACGCCGAGGATACTTGAGGCCTTCAGGAAGTACATCCGGGTGATTCACGATGAGGGTAGGGGGATTGGAATAGCTAGGAACATAGGGGTTTCCTCAGCGAAGGGTGAGATAATCTGCTTCGTTGATGCCGATTGCGTGGTGGGCAGAGATCACTTCGTGAGGGTCGTAAACGCAATAGAGGACGGGGGGGCAGAGCTGGTGGACGTGAAGGGTGGGAAAGGGGTTGCGGAATCCCCCGTTGAGGAGCTTGAACAGAAGGTGTGGGAATGGGGGAGGGCCTATTCGAGTGAGCTTGCCAGGGATAGGTGCTTTGCCGGCGGCTCCTTCATCTCGTTCAAGCGGGATGTTTTTGAGAGGATCAGAGGGTTCTGGGAACACCCTCCCTATGGAGCTGATGACTTGGACTTCAGCTACAGGGCTTACCGCTCCGGCTTTAAGATTTCCGTGGTATCCTCACTTGGATCCTACTGTAGGCACAGAAGGAGCCTATTGGATCTCGTTAAGCAGCAAATGGGGTGGGGAAGAGGGTACGCTCATGTGATAATCAAGTACAGGACTCATTATGATTTCTGGAAGTGTTATAGATGGTCCCATATAGTATACAAACTACTTGGAAAATTCATTTACCTTTACCCAATCTTTGCATGCATTTTAGCGCCCGTCAAGGGTTTGTACCTCGCCGTATGGTCGGGGGATTGGCGACTGCTCCCTTATTGGACGTTACGTCGATGGGCTTTCCTGTACGGTATGTTGAGAGAGTTGAGGGCGAGAAGGACGAGGCGCTAA
- a CDS encoding MraY family glycosyltransferase: MELYLAVLAFSTSLILTALLAEPLIKLLRRMGIVRPDAHKPGNPTVAHSGGVILFLGVTSSLLTTILLAGPSTPLSLKILIMLASGATCFAVGLVDDVKILRGGVKTVLTLLGILPVLVAGVQAPQLIEWGRPVLPLIGRLRITIIYWALMPLSIAGAANIVNMLDVMNGVIPGTSIIAFSALAVASLILGREATLIASLAVLGALIAYYKYNAYPARVFNGDSGSLFLGALIGAIAVVDHMEFIALTLLLPHLLNGFFVLVSFRGFKEHRQIRKRPIQVDNNGILTASTDPDAPLSLTRVILAVGGPSREPEVAKAYILLEAVAAALALVSAWLMR; the protein is encoded by the coding sequence ATGGAATTATATTTAGCTGTTTTAGCCTTCTCCACCTCGCTAATACTGACGGCCCTACTAGCAGAGCCCCTCATAAAGCTCCTCAGACGCATGGGCATAGTCAGGCCCGACGCACACAAGCCCGGAAACCCCACGGTAGCCCACAGCGGAGGAGTAATATTATTCCTCGGAGTCACGTCCTCACTCCTAACAACAATCCTCCTTGCAGGCCCCTCCACACCACTATCCCTGAAAATACTCATAATGCTCGCCAGCGGGGCAACGTGCTTCGCCGTAGGACTCGTAGACGACGTCAAGATACTCAGGGGAGGCGTTAAAACAGTCCTCACGCTCCTCGGGATACTCCCGGTCCTCGTCGCAGGCGTTCAAGCCCCCCAGCTCATAGAGTGGGGTCGACCCGTACTACCCCTTATCGGAAGGCTCAGGATAACAATAATCTACTGGGCCCTCATGCCCCTCTCGATAGCCGGGGCAGCGAACATCGTGAACATGCTGGACGTGATGAACGGCGTGATCCCCGGGACATCGATAATCGCCTTCTCAGCCCTGGCAGTGGCAAGCCTGATCCTTGGCCGGGAGGCAACCCTTATAGCGTCTCTGGCCGTGCTAGGAGCCCTGATAGCCTACTACAAGTACAACGCGTACCCCGCTAGAGTCTTCAACGGTGACAGCGGAAGCCTCTTCCTCGGCGCACTCATCGGCGCGATAGCAGTCGTAGACCACATGGAATTCATAGCCCTAACACTACTCCTGCCACACCTGCTCAACGGCTTCTTCGTGCTCGTCAGCTTCCGAGGCTTCAAAGAGCACCGCCAAATAAGGAAAAGACCAATACAAGTCGACAACAACGGTATCCTCACCGCCAGCACAGACCCTGACGCACCACTCTCCCTTACACGAGTAATCCTCGCAGTAGGCGGCCCCTCCAGGGAACCCGAGGTCGCAAAGGCATACATCCTGCTCGAAGCAGTAGCAGCAGCCCTAGCCTTGGTCTCCGCCTGGCTCATGAGGTGA